The sequence below is a genomic window from Halomonas halophila.
CTTCATCTCCGGGCTGTCGTCGCCCGGCTTGTAGTACGGCATCTCGTTCTCGATGGCCTCGTCGGACACCGGGATGCCGAAGCGGTCGCGGAAGCTCTTGAGCACGTCCTGATCGTCGATGGACTTGATCTGGTGCGCTTCCATGTCGGCTTCGCCGCCAGCGGCCCCCAGGCCGTAGCCCTTGACGGTGTGCGCCAGGATCACGGTGGGACGGCCGCTGTCGTTGTGGAAGGCCTCGTGGTAGGCCGCATAGACCTTGAACGGGTCGTGGCCGCCGCGGTTGAGCTTCCAGATGTCCTCGTCGGACATGTCCTTGACCATCTCGGCGGTTTCCGGGTACTTGCCGAAGAAGTGCTCCCGGGTATAGGCGCCACCGTTGGCCTTGCAGTTCTGGTATTCGCCGTCGACGGTCTCGTCCATCAGCTTCTGCAGGACGCCCTTCTTGTCCTTCTCGAACAGGGTATCCCAGTGGCGACCCCAGACGACCTTGATGACGTTCCAGCCGGCACCGCGGAACACGCCCTCGAGCTCGTCCATGATGCGGGAGTTGCCACGCACCGGGCCATCGAGACGCTGCAGGTTGCAGTTGATGACGAAGTTGAGGTTGTCGAGCTTCTCGCGGCTGGCCAGGTGGATCGCCCCCAGGGTCTCCGGCTCGTCGCACTCACCGTCGCCCAGGAAGGCCCAGACCTTGCGGTCCTGCATCGGCTGCAGGCCACGCTGGTCCAGGTACTTCATGACGTGGGCCTGGTAGATGGCCATGATCGGGCCGAGGCCCATGGACACGGTGGGCAGCTGCCAGTAGTCCGGCATCAGCCAGGGGTGCGGATAGGAGGACAGGCCGTCGCCGTCGACTTCCTGGCGGAACTTGTCCATCTGCGCCTCGGTGAGGCGCCCTTCCAGGAAGGAGCGCGCATAGATGCCCGGCGCACTGTGGCCCTGGATGAACACCAGGTCGCCCTTGAAGTCGCCGTTGGCCGCGCGGAAGAAGTGGTTGAAGCCCACGTCATAGAGGGTCGCCGAGGACATGAAGCTGGCCAGGTGGCCGCCGATGCCCTTGTTGGCCTTGTTGGCCCGGGTCACCATCGCAGCCATGTTCCAGCGGATCAGCGAGCGGATACGACGTTCCATGAAGAGATCGCCGGGCATCGGCGCCTCGCGGTGCACCGGAATGGTGTTGCGGTGCGGCGTCGTGACCGAGAAAGGCACCTGCATGCCGTCATGGCGATAGCGATCCGCCAGGCGGGTCATCAGATACCGGGCACGTTCCTCGCCCTCGCGATCCAGTACCGATTCCAGGGAATCCAACCATTCCGCGGTTTCGACCGGATCGAGATCTTCTCTTGTCTCAAGACTCATAGACGTCTCTCCGAATGACGTTGGGGGCAACAGCCCCCAGCAAGGGGGTGTGGCGCATGATGACGGTCATGGAAGGATCACCTCCATGCCGGAATATTTCTGTTGTAGTCGTTTTACAAGTCAGCACGACTAAAGTCGGCGGGTGCGCCGACGATACCGCAAACGCTGCCGACTGCCAATTGAAGCAGACATGGAAAGCCTTTTCAAAACTTTGAAATCGGATGCCAGTTCCCGTTTCCTGCTGAATCGAGCCAGATCGACGGCGTTATCCGATTTCATCGCCGCTTCGCCGACACGTTTCCTCGACACGCCATGGGCTTTTATAAAACAGTTTTATTACGAAAGAATGGCCGTGGCGGCCAGGCGCTGGCGAAAATAGGCCCAGTCGAAGGCCGGCCCGGGGTCGGTCTTGCGTAGTGGCGCGACATGGGCATGGCTGGTGATGCGCGCCTCGCTCATCGCCGGATAGCCCGCCAGCAGCGCTCGGGTCGCCCGGGCCAGGGCCTCGTACTGGGCCGCGGTATAGGGCGAAACCTCGTCGCCCTCGAGCTCGATACCCACCGAGAAGTCGTTCAGCCCCTCGCGCTCGACCCCGCCGTCCCGCCAGCGCGAGCGGCCGGCGTGCCAGGCCCGATCGTGGAAGGGCACGAACTGCACGCATTCGCCGTCGCGACGAATCAGCAGGTGCGCGGAGACCCGAAGCCCGGCGATCTCGGCGAAGAACGGGTGGGCGTCTGGCTCCAGGCGATTGGTGAACAGCCGCTCGATGGCATCGCCGGCGAACTCGCCCGGCGGCAGGCTGATGGAATGCAGCACCAGCAGCGAAACCTCGCCGGCCGGACGTGCGTTGTGGTTGGGCGACGGCACCCGCCGGGCATCCGCCAGCCAGCCTTCGTGAATCGGCATCTTTCCCCCTGACGTCGGTCCTGACCTTTCCCCTATAATGAACGCCCCTAGCTTCCCCGCACAGAGGCCACGCCACCATGCATTATCAGGACGCCCTCGCCGAAGAGATCCGCAACAGCGCCGCCCGGCTGCTGGCCGAGGACGTCGGCCCCGGTGACATCACCGCCGAGCTGATCCCCGAGAAGGAGTGGGCCCGGGCCCGGGTGATCACCCGCGAGCCGACGGTGCTGTGCGGCGTGGCCTGGGTCGACGAGCTGTTCCGCCGCCTCGACGCCCGGGTGGCACTGCGCTGGCAGGCCGCCGACGGCGACCGCCTCGAGGCCGGGGCGCCGCTGCTCGAGCTGGAGGGACCGGCACGCAGCCTGCTCACCGGCGAGCGCGCGGCGCTGAACCTGCTGCAGACGCTGTCCGCCACCGCCACTCGCACCCGGCACTACGTGGACCTGCTGGACGGCACCGGCGTGGGCATCCTCGACACCCGCAAGACCCTGCCCGGCATGCGCCTGGCGCAGAAATACGCCGTGACCTGCGGTGGCGGCCTCAACCACCGCATCGGCCTCTATGACGCCTTCCTGATCAAGGAGAACCACATCGCGGCCTGCGGCGGCATCGCCGCGGCGGTCGAGGAAGCCCGACGCATCGCCCGCGACCTGCCGGTGGAAGTGGAGGTGGAGACCTTCGAGGAGCTCGACCAGGCACTGGCCGCCGGCGCCGACATCATCATGCTCGACAACTTCTCGCTCGACGACATGCGCGAGGCGGTGCGCCGCAACGAGGGGCGCGCCATCCTCGAGGCTTCGGGCAACGTCGACGAGACGACCCTCCAGGCCATCGCCGAGACCGGCGTCGACCGCATCTCCAGCGGCGCCCTGACCAAGGACGTCAAGGCGATCGACCTGTCGATGCGCTTCCTGGAACAAGGCGCCTAGGCGGCGCCCGACTCAGGCCGGCTGCGGCGCCAGCGGCTTCTCCAGGCGCCGGCGCGGCAGCCGTTCGCCGCCACGCTCGACCCATTCCTCGCGCACCCGGGACCAGCCGCGGCGCTCCAGGCCATCGGCCATCACCAGGCTGGCGTCGATGCTCAATCGCTCGCCACCGCGCTCGCGCACCAGGCGCTCGGCGTGCCCCAGCAGGGCACCGCCGATGCCGCGCCGGGCCAGCGACGGCCAGACGTAGAGCGACTCCACATGGCCGCGGGGCAGGTCCAGCTCCAGGAAGGCCACGCAGCGACCGTCACAGGTCGCCACCAGGGTGGTGTAAAGCGCATGCCGCGCCACCCAGGCACTGCCCTCGCGGGGCAGCACCGCCGCCCAGGCCTGCCGGGCGGCCAGCGTGTAGTGGCTCATGGCGCCCTGCATGACGGCATGATGGAAGACCTCGGCCTGATCGCCGCCGTCCTGGGCGCGAGCCTCGCGGTAGAGAATGCGCGGCGCCGCGTCGTGCGGAGATTCGAACTGACCCATGAGGGACACCCTGCGAAGATGAAGACGCCCAGAGACTACCGAAGCGATGCCGCCGCGCCAATGCCCATGGCAAGGGCGGCGCATCATCGCCCCGGCGACCCGCGGACGCGCGCATGAACGAGACGCCCCGAACCTTCGACCTGACGCCCATCGGACGCATCGAGAGCGACTACCCCGACAAGTTCGGCATTCCCCGCCAGCCGGGGCTGGCCGACGCCGCCCGGGCCAGCCTGGTGCTGACGCCCCCCCACGACGATCCGCTGGCGGTGCGCGGCCTGGAGGCCTTCAGCCACCTGTGGGTGACCTTCGTCTTCCACCTGAGCCCCGAACGCTGGACGCCGCTGGTGCGGCCGCCGCGCCTGGGTGGCAACGCGAAAGTGGGCGTGTTCGCCAGCCGCAGCACCCACCGCCCCAACCGCCTGGGGCTGTCGCTGGTCGAGCTCGAGGGCATCGACGTCGAGAATGGCGTGCGCCTGCGGCTGCGCGGCGCCGACCTGGTCGACGGCACCCCGGTGCTCGACATCAAGCCCTACCTGCCCTGGGCGGAATCGCGCCCCGAGGCCCGGGCCGGCTTCGCCCCCGAGGCGCCGAGCGCCCTGCCCGTGCGCCTGACGCCGATGGCCGAGGCGGCGCTGGCCGCCCGCCCCGACGGCGCCTCGCTGCGCGCACTGATCCAGCAGGTGCTGGCCCAGGACCCACGCCCCGCCTATCGCCGCGGCGCCGAGGAACGCATCTACGGCGTGCGGCTGCGCGACGTCGACGTGCGCTTCCAAGCCCTCGCCAGTGAGACCGGCGAGACAGCACTGGAGGTCGTCGAGATCGTGGCGGCGTAGAGGCAGAGAGCAGGAACACAGGCTTTCATGGGGTCAGACCCCGGCCAGGCCATCCTGCCTGTGGTCGCGCACCTCGCCTGCCGCGGCGAGACCGCCGGGGTCTGACCCCATGACGGCACCACTCCGGCGCGCATCTCGCCTATGCCGAGTGCCGGATGTCAGAAACGACGAAGGGCCCCGCAGGGCCCTTCGTTCGGCATGGCAGACGTCTTCAAGAGAAGTCGACGCCGATCCGCTTGCCCACCTCTTCGTAGGCCTCGATCACGCCGCCCAGCCCCTGGCGGAAGCGGTCCTTGTCCAGCTTCTCGCGGGTCTCGGCGTCCCACAGGCGGCAGCCGTCCGGGGAGAACTCGTCGCCCAGCACGATCCGGCCCTGGAACACGCCGAACTCGAGCTTGTAGTCCACCAGCAGCAGGTCGCCGGCGGCGAACAGCGCCTTGAGCACCTCGTTGACGCGGAAGGTCAGCGCCTTCATCTCGGCCAGCTGCTCCGGGGTCGCCCAGCCGAAGGTCTCGGCCAGCGACTCGTTGATCATCGGGTCATGCAGGGCGTCGTTCTTGAGGAACAGCTCGAAGGTCGGCGGATTCAGCTCGCTGCCCTCTTCCACGCCGAGGCGCTTGACCAGGCCCCCGGCGGCGATGTTGCGCACCACGCACTCGACCGGAAGCATGTCCATGTTCTTGACCACGCACTCGTTGTCGCCGAGCAGGCCCTCGAAGTGGGTCGGGATGCCGGCTTCCTCGAGCTTGCCCATGATGAAGGCATTGAAGCGGTTGTTGACCTTGCCCTTGCGCTCCAGCGACTCCATGCGCTCGCCGTCGAAGGCGCTGGTGTCGTCGCGGAAGTGCAGGATCAGGCGATCCGGGTCATCGGTGGCGAAGACGGACTTGGCCTTGCCGGCATAGAGTTCTTGGCGCTTTTCCATGGGAGCCTCCACAGGCAACAGTCAGATGGAATTCTGGAATCTCAGGTGATCGCCTGCCAGTCCAGCCCCTGATCCTGGGCCGCCACCGTCAGGCGCGAATCGTCGCCGTCGAGCAGTGGCACCAGGGCCTCCAGGGCCAGCTCGGGGCGATTGTTGTGTTCGGAAAGGTGCGAGCAGACGATGCGCTGCAGGCCGTCCAGCCCCAGCCGCCGCAGCAGCCAGGCGGACTGGGCGTTGGCCAGGTGTCCCCACTGGCCGCCGACCCGGCGCTTGAGACTCGGCGGGTAGGGGCCGGTCTCCAGCAGATGGACGTCGTGGTTGCACTCCAGCACCAGGGCGTCGCAGCCGCGGAAGGCCTCGACCACGTGCTCGCTGGGATGGCCCAGATCGGTGAGCAGGCCCAGGCGGCGACCGGCGGCGGCCAGCCGGAACTGCACCGGCTCCCGGGCGTCGTGGGGCACCGTGACCGGGTCGATCTCGATGCCCTTCACGGCGAAGCGCGCCTGGGGGGTGATCCAGTGCCGGTGCGGCACCTCGCCGAGCTTGCCCGACAGCCAGGTGCCGGGCGTGAGATAGACCGGCACCTTGTGACGCCGCGCCAGCGGACCGACCCCGCGGATGTGATCGCCGTGCTCGTGGGTGACGAGCACGGCATCGAGCTGGCGAGGATGGAGGTCGAAGCGCGCCAGGCGACGCTCGGTCTCCCTGAGACCGAAGCCGCAGTCGATCAGCAGGCGCGTCTCGCCATCGCTGACCAGGGTGGCATTGCCCTTGCTGCCGCTGCCGAGCGAGGCGAACTGCAGCCGCCGCGTCGCGACCTCCGTCATCAGCCCAGCAGGCCCGCCACCCGCTCGAGCAGCTCGCGACGATCCTCGTCGGACAGCTCGCGGTCGTCGGCGGAATCGGCCTTCAGCACGGCACTCTGCGGCCCCGAGGCCTCGAGCGACAGGCGAATGCGCTGGGGGTCCGCCCCGCCGAAGCTGGTCAGGGTGTCCCAGATTCCCTCGCTGCGAGCGCTGAGCGTCAGGTAGTCGACCAGGAAGGTGCGGGCCTCGGCATCCTGCTCCAGCAGCTCGCGACGCTCTTGCACCGCGAAGTCCGCCTCGAGCTGGTAGCTCAGCTCGGCCCAGGTGCGATCCACGCCATAGGGCAGCTCCAGGCGCCATTCACCGCCGGACCGGGTGAGCAGCGGATTGGCCTGTTCACCGGGGCGCTGGACCGCCAGCGAGGAGGCGCTGGCGGTGGCACCACGGGCCTCGAAGCGACGCTGCAGGGCGCGCAGGCAGCGCTGCTGGGGCGAACCGCCCTGCTCGCAGCGCAGCTCGCTGGCCCCCTGCTGCAGGCCGGGCCGGACGCTGAGCCGCGCCTGATCGGTGACCAGCAGGCCGCGGTTGGCGTCGCGCTGGACGACCGTGAGGCCACGCTCGGCCACGAAGTCCTCGAGCTCGGACCAGACGACGCTGGGTGCGGCGCCGATCACCAGCCAGCGCTGGCCGGCCGCCTCGCGCAGCGCCACGCCGCCGGCCTGCACGCCGCTCCCGGCGCCCAGGGCGCGAGGCGGCGGCACGCGAAAGTCCTCACCCTGTGAGACGAAGCTGCCCTGCGCTTCGGGAACCGGCATGGCATTGCCGAAGCGGCGGTCGTCGCGGGCATCGGGCAGCACCAGGGGGGCGCTCGACTCGGCGTCGACGTAGTCGGTGCCACGGTCGTCGTAGTAGCCGTCGCGGGCACAGCCGGCCAGGGCCAGCGCCGCCACCAGCGGCATCCATTTCAGCGCAGAGCTCATGCGTCCACCTTGCTCAAGTTGTCCAGGTCGCGGCGTCTCGCGCCGCGTCAGTCGTCACTCTCGATTCGTCGACCTCAGTCGTCGATCACGCCGGCCAGCTGCAGGGCCTCGCTGACGGTGGAGTGGTACTTCTCGGAGAGCCAGGTCAGCGGCAGACGGATGCCCGCCTCGGCCAGCCCCATGCGATTCAGCGCCCACTTGACGGGAATCGGGTTGGCCTCGATGCCGAGATTGGTGTGCAGCGGCATCAGACGGGTGTTGATCTGGTGCGCCTTCTCCGAGTCGCCGGCCACCGCCGCGGCGCACAGCTCGTGCATGGCGCGGGGGGCCACGTTGGCGGTCACCGAGATGTCGCCGTGGCCGCCCATCAGCATGAAGTCGCAGGCGGTACCGTCATCGCCGGAGTAGAGCATGAAGCCGCTGCCCTTGAGGCGAGCGATCAGGTCCTCGGCGCGCTCCAGGTTGCCGGTGGCATCCTTGAGGCCGACGATGTTGTCCACCTCGGCCAGGCGCAGCACGGTCTCGTTGTAGAGATCGGAGCAGGTGCGGCCGGGCACGTTGTAGAGGATCACCGGCAGGTTGCTGCCCTCGGCGACGGCCTTGAAGTGCTGGTAGAGGCCTTCCTGGGTCGGCTTGTTGTAGTAGGGGCACACGGACAGGCAGTAGTCCGCCCCCACTTCGCTGGCATAGCGCGCCAGCTCGACCGCCTCGGAGGTGGCGTTGGCGCCGGTACCGGCGATGACCGGCACCCGGCCACCGACCTCTTCCACCACCGCGCGGATGACGTCGAAGTGCTCGGCGAACGACATGGTGGTCGGCTCGCCGGTGGTGCCCGCCGCGACGATGGCGTCGGTGCCATTGTCCAGATGGAAATGGACCAGGGCCCGCAGGGCTTCCCAGTCGATATCGCCGTTGACCTTCATCGGTGTCGCCAGCGCGACGATACTACCCGTGATCATCCTCGTCTTGTCCTCTCGCTGCCTGCCGGCGACCGCAGGGCTCGGCCGCCAAGAAAAACCCGCCCTCGCCCGTGGGCGCGATGCCAGGGGCCAAATGGTACTCAGGGCTCGAGAGCCTGTACAGCGGCGACTTTACAGTCGCCGGCGGGTTGCGTGTAATCATGACGTTCATTCCCCGATTGGAGCCCCATCATGAGCGTCAGCCTCGGTCAGCCGGTGCCCGACTTCACCGCCACCGCCACCGGCGATACCACCCTCAGCCTCTCGGAACTGCGCGGCCGCCAGGTGGTGATCTACTTCTACCCCAAGGCCAGCACTCCGGGCTGCACCACCGAGGGCGGCGACTTCCGCGACCGCAAGGACGCCTTCGACGCCGCCAACACCGTGATCGTCGGCGTTTCCCGGGACGGCATCCGCGCCCAGGAGAACTTCAAGGCCAAGCAGGACTTCAACTTCACGCTGCTGTCCGACAAGGACGAGGCGGTGTGCCAGCTGTTCGACGTGATCAAGCTCAAGAAGCTCTACGGCAAGGAACACCTGGGGATCGAGCGCAGCACCTTCCTGATCGACGCCGAGGGCAGGCTAGCCCGGGAGTGGCGCAAGGTGAAGGTCAAGGGCCACGTGGACGAGGTCCTCGAGGCCGCCCAGGCCCTTCACGCCGGCGAACCGGCAGCGAGCGAGTAAGCCAGGCGAACGCGCCGTCCCGGCCGGGACGGCGCAGCGCTGTCAGGCCTCGTCGGCGCCGTTCGGGGCGTGGTGGGCGGCCTCTTCCTGACGATGCTGCTGAATGCCCCGCGGCCAGGCATACACCAGCGCCTTGAGCAGGGTCGCCAGCGGGATGGCGAAGAAGATGCCCCAGAAGCCCCACACGCCGCCGAAGAACAGCACCGCCAGGATGATCGACACCGGATGCAGGTTGACCGCCTCGGAGAACAGCACCGGCACCAGCACGTTGCCGTCCAGCGCCTGGATCACCCCGTAGGCGATCAGCACGTAGAGGAACTGGTCGCCGACGCCGAAGTGGAAGCCGGCCACCGCCGCCACCGGCACCGTCGCCACCGCGGCGCCGATGTAGGGCACCAGCACCGACAGCCCCACCAGCACGCCGAGCAGTGCCGAATAGGGCAGCCCGAAGAAGGCAAAGGTGAAGAAGGCCACGCCGCCGACGATCACGATCTCGGTGACCTTGCCGCGCACGTAGTTGGCGATCTGGGCATCCATTTCCTGCCATACCCGGGTCATCAGCCCCCGCCGGCGCGGCAGCAATGACACCGCGAAACCCACCAGCCGGTCGCGGTCCTTGAGCATGAAGAACACCAGGATCGGCACCAGCACCAGGTACACGATCAGCCCCACGATGTTGCCCAGCGAGGCCAGCGACAGCGTCAGCGCCCGCTGGCCGAGCTGGGTCACCTCGCGGCCCGCCATCCCCACCCAGTCCTGGATCTGGGCCGGCGTCACCAGGTCGGGATAGCGGGTCTGGAGATCGGCGAGCAGCTGCTGGCCGCTGGCGAACATGCGTGGCGTCTCCTGAAGCAGGTTGACCAGCTGTGTCCAGATCAGCGGCAGCAGCACCAGCGCCATGGCCAGCACCACGCCGACGAAGCCCAGATAGACCAGCATCACCGCCAGGAAGTGCGGTACCCGTCGCCGGGTCAGGGCATTCACCCCGCCCTGCAGCAGGAAGGCGATGACCAGCGCGGTAAGGAAGGGCGCCAGCATCTGGCCCAGCCAGATCACCACCGCGAAGCCCAGCACCAGGACCACCAGCAGGATCACCGCCTCTTCGTCGGAGAGATAGTGATCGACCCAGCCGCGCAGCAGCGAACGCAGCGTCATGAGGAGGCCTCCCCGCCCTTGCGGATCCAGTAGTGATAGACCTCGCCCCGCTCCTCACGGGCCGGCATCTCATGGGCGCTCTGGGCGATGAAGGTCTCGAAGTCGCGCCAGGAACCGGCATCGGTGGCCATCACTTCCAGCACCTGGTCGGGCGCCAGGCGCGACAGCGCCTGCTTGGCCTTGAGCAGAGGCAACGGACAGGAAAGCCCTCTGGCATCGAGGACGTCGTCGGGTTGCACAGCCATATCGTCTCCCGCGAGAATGCCTGAAGCCGTCGCGCTCATCGTCGCGAACGGCATGAATGCCTGCGATTTAAAGGCACTTTCCCCGCTGAATCAATGTCGGAGGGAACACCCCCAAGCGCCCGACGACCGAGGATGGCCATGCTGCGTCGCCCCCTGCCCTGCCTGACCGCCATCACCCTGAGCCTGGCACTGAGCGCCCCGGCCGCCGGCCAGGCGCTGTCGCTCGAGCTGCCGGATCAGGCCGCGTCACCCTCGACCTTCGACGACTCGCCGACCTTCGAGCTGCCGAGCCTGACCCAACGTGACACCCAGGCGGTCAGCGGCGAGGAAACACGGCTCGGCCGCGCCTGGCTGCGCCAGTTCCGCGCCCACGCCCCGCTGTGGCAGGACCCGCTCGCCGAGCACTACCTCTCCTCGCTGGTGGCCAGGCTGTTGCCCTACAGCCAGGTCGGCGGCATCGACCCGGTCATCACCCTGGTCGCCAGCGAGCGGCTCAACGCCTTCGCCGTGCCCGGCGGGGTGATCGGCGTTAATGCCGGGCTGTTCGCCTTCGCCCAGGGCGAGGGGCCGCTGGCCTCGGTGCTGGCCCACGAGCTCGGCCATCTCTCGCAGAACCACTACGCCCGCGGCCAGCGGCGCGCCGAACAGACACGCCTCCCGGCCATGGCCGCCATGCTCGCAGGCATGCTGCTCGCCGCCGGCGGCGGCGGTGACGCCGGCATCGCCGCCGCCATGGGCTCCCAGGCCGCCCTGTTCCAGGACCAGCTGGCCTACTCGCGACGCTTCGAACGCGAGGCCGACCGCCTGGGGCTGCAGACGCTGGCCAACGCGGGCTACGATCCGCAGGCCATGGTCGAGATGTTCCGCGCCATGCAGCAGATGGCGGCCCTGCAGGGCGGGCAACCGCCGGAATTCCTGCTGACCCACCCGGTCTCCGAATCACGCATCAGCGACGCCCAGGCGCGGGTCGCCCAGCTGCCGGCCGGCGACAACCGCCGCGATGACACCGAATACCAGATGGTCCGCGCCCGGGCCCTGCTCGCCATCCACGACCAGGAACCGCGACAGGCGCTGACGCGGCTGCAGCGCGACGACGCCCCACCCGCGGCCCGCCGCTACGTCACGGCGCTGATCGACGCCCAGGAAGGCAGGACCGACGCGGCGCTCTCCACCCTCGAAGCCCTGGCAGCACAGTGGCCGGACCTGGCCCTGCTCCCGGCCACCGCCGCCGAGGTCGCCCTCGACGCCGGCCGGGTGGACGACGCCATCCGCCGCAGCCGCCACCAGCTGCGACTGATGCCCGGCTACGCGCCGGCGGGCCTGCTGCTGGGCGAGGCCCTGCTGCAGCGCGATCCCGGCGAGGCCTACCGCGTGCTGCGCGAACTGGCCGCCCGCCAGCCGGAGAACCCCCAGGTCTTCACCCTGCTGGCCGAGGCCGCCGGACGCAGCGGCCACCGCGCCTGGGGGCATCTCGCCCGAGCCGAGCAGCTGCAGCTGACCGGCCGCATCGACCGCGGCATCGAACAGCTGGAGGTCGCCAGGGACATCGCCAAGAACGAGGGCGACCCCAATACCCTGGCCCGCGTCGAGCAGCGCCGCGAGGCCTTCGTCGGCTACCGGGAGACGATGGAAGAGTTTCGGTAGAAACTGCAAGCTGCAAGCTGCAAGCTGCAAGCTGCAAGCTGCAAGCTGCAAGCTGCAAGCTGCAAGTCGGCAGAGTGAATCTCGCCCGGGAAAAGAAAACCCGAAGGCCTCGGCCTTCGGGTTTTCTTGTAGCTCGGCGCTTGTAGCTCGCCCCTCAGGCGTTGAACTCGAGCATCCGCGTGAGCGGCTTG
It includes:
- the dapA gene encoding 4-hydroxy-tetrahydrodipicolinate synthase produces the protein MITGSIVALATPMKVNGDIDWEALRALVHFHLDNGTDAIVAAGTTGEPTTMSFAEHFDVIRAVVEEVGGRVPVIAGTGANATSEAVELARYASEVGADYCLSVCPYYNKPTQEGLYQHFKAVAEGSNLPVILYNVPGRTCSDLYNETVLRLAEVDNIVGLKDATGNLERAEDLIARLKGSGFMLYSGDDGTACDFMLMGGHGDISVTANVAPRAMHELCAAAVAGDSEKAHQINTRLMPLHTNLGIEANPIPVKWALNRMGLAEAGIRLPLTWLSEKYHSTVSEALQLAGVIDD
- a CDS encoding GNAT family N-acetyltransferase, which encodes MGQFESPHDAAPRILYREARAQDGGDQAEVFHHAVMQGAMSHYTLAARQAWAAVLPREGSAWVARHALYTTLVATCDGRCVAFLELDLPRGHVESLYVWPSLARRGIGGALLGHAERLVRERGGERLSIDASLVMADGLERRGWSRVREEWVERGGERLPRRRLEKPLAPQPA
- the purC gene encoding phosphoribosylaminoimidazolesuccinocarboxamide synthase; protein product: MEKRQELYAGKAKSVFATDDPDRLILHFRDDTSAFDGERMESLERKGKVNNRFNAFIMGKLEEAGIPTHFEGLLGDNECVVKNMDMLPVECVVRNIAAGGLVKRLGVEEGSELNPPTFELFLKNDALHDPMINESLAETFGWATPEQLAEMKALTFRVNEVLKALFAAGDLLLVDYKLEFGVFQGRIVLGDEFSPDGCRLWDAETREKLDKDRFRQGLGGVIEAYEEVGKRIGVDFS
- the ampD gene encoding 1,6-anhydro-N-acetylmuramyl-L-alanine amidase AmpD; translated protein: MPIHEGWLADARRVPSPNHNARPAGEVSLLVLHSISLPPGEFAGDAIERLFTNRLEPDAHPFFAEIAGLRVSAHLLIRRDGECVQFVPFHDRAWHAGRSRWRDGGVEREGLNDFSVGIELEGDEVSPYTAAQYEALARATRALLAGYPAMSEARITSHAHVAPLRKTDPGPAFDWAYFRQRLAATAILS
- a CDS encoding MBL fold metallo-hydrolase; the encoded protein is MTEVATRRLQFASLGSGSKGNATLVSDGETRLLIDCGFGLRETERRLARFDLHPRQLDAVLVTHEHGDHIRGVGPLARRHKVPVYLTPGTWLSGKLGEVPHRHWITPQARFAVKGIEIDPVTVPHDAREPVQFRLAAAGRRLGLLTDLGHPSEHVVEAFRGCDALVLECNHDVHLLETGPYPPSLKRRVGGQWGHLANAQSAWLLRRLGLDGLQRIVCSHLSEHNNRPELALEALVPLLDGDDSRLTVAAQDQGLDWQAIT
- a CDS encoding peroxiredoxin, translating into MSVSLGQPVPDFTATATGDTTLSLSELRGRQVVIYFYPKASTPGCTTEGGDFRDRKDAFDAANTVIVGVSRDGIRAQENFKAKQDFNFTLLSDKDEAVCQLFDVIKLKKLYGKEHLGIERSTFLIDAEGRLAREWRKVKVKGHVDEVLEAAQALHAGEPAASE
- the aceE gene encoding pyruvate dehydrogenase (acetyl-transferring), homodimeric type; the encoded protein is MSLETREDLDPVETAEWLDSLESVLDREGEERARYLMTRLADRYRHDGMQVPFSVTTPHRNTIPVHREAPMPGDLFMERRIRSLIRWNMAAMVTRANKANKGIGGHLASFMSSATLYDVGFNHFFRAANGDFKGDLVFIQGHSAPGIYARSFLEGRLTEAQMDKFRQEVDGDGLSSYPHPWLMPDYWQLPTVSMGLGPIMAIYQAHVMKYLDQRGLQPMQDRKVWAFLGDGECDEPETLGAIHLASREKLDNLNFVINCNLQRLDGPVRGNSRIMDELEGVFRGAGWNVIKVVWGRHWDTLFEKDKKGVLQKLMDETVDGEYQNCKANGGAYTREHFFGKYPETAEMVKDMSDEDIWKLNRGGHDPFKVYAAYHEAFHNDSGRPTVILAHTVKGYGLGAAGGEADMEAHQIKSIDDQDVLKSFRDRFGIPVSDEAIENEMPYYKPGDDSPEMKYMHLQRERLGGYLPARNPDFEALDIPGLDDKIFASQTAGSKGREVSTTMAFVRILNGLVKHKGFGKQVVPIVPDEARTFGMEGMFRQLGIYTSEGQKYEPMDKGQLMFYREDKAGQVLEEGITEAGAMSSWIAAATSYSNHGLPLLPFYIYYSMFGFQRIGDLAWAAGDMQARGFLVGGTAGRTTLNGEGLQHQDGHSLIQASTIPNCRSYDPTYAHEVAVIVQDGLKRMFADKENCFYYLTVMNENYEQPALEEVPADDIIKGMYLLRETQGDKRVQLMGSGTILREVEAAAEMLAEEWGVGADIWSVTSFNELRREALEVDRQAFLHPADEPGKPHVTRCLEGREGPAIVSTDYMKLYADQVRAWVPTDYHVLGTDGFGRSDTREKLRHFFEVNRYFVTVAALKALADRGEIDRKVVGEAIEKYGIDPSKPSPLSV
- a CDS encoding outer membrane protein assembly factor BamC, which produces MSSALKWMPLVAALALAGCARDGYYDDRGTDYVDAESSAPLVLPDARDDRRFGNAMPVPEAQGSFVSQGEDFRVPPPRALGAGSGVQAGGVALREAAGQRWLVIGAAPSVVWSELEDFVAERGLTVVQRDANRGLLVTDQARLSVRPGLQQGASELRCEQGGSPQQRCLRALQRRFEARGATASASSLAVQRPGEQANPLLTRSGGEWRLELPYGVDRTWAELSYQLEADFAVQERRELLEQDAEARTFLVDYLTLSARSEGIWDTLTSFGGADPQRIRLSLEASGPQSAVLKADSADDRELSDEDRRELLERVAGLLG
- the tsaA gene encoding tRNA (N6-threonylcarbamoyladenosine(37)-N6)-methyltransferase TrmO yields the protein MNETPRTFDLTPIGRIESDYPDKFGIPRQPGLADAARASLVLTPPHDDPLAVRGLEAFSHLWVTFVFHLSPERWTPLVRPPRLGGNAKVGVFASRSTHRPNRLGLSLVELEGIDVENGVRLRLRGADLVDGTPVLDIKPYLPWAESRPEARAGFAPEAPSALPVRLTPMAEAALAARPDGASLRALIQQVLAQDPRPAYRRGAEERIYGVRLRDVDVRFQALASETGETALEVVEIVAA
- the nadC gene encoding carboxylating nicotinate-nucleotide diphosphorylase; the protein is MHYQDALAEEIRNSAARLLAEDVGPGDITAELIPEKEWARARVITREPTVLCGVAWVDELFRRLDARVALRWQAADGDRLEAGAPLLELEGPARSLLTGERAALNLLQTLSATATRTRHYVDLLDGTGVGILDTRKTLPGMRLAQKYAVTCGGGLNHRIGLYDAFLIKENHIAACGGIAAAVEEARRIARDLPVEVEVETFEELDQALAAGADIIMLDNFSLDDMREAVRRNEGRAILEASGNVDETTLQAIAETGVDRISSGALTKDVKAIDLSMRFLEQGA